One region of Mucilaginibacter sp. 14171R-50 genomic DNA includes:
- a CDS encoding DUF6624 domain-containing protein, which translates to MKSLIAIIGVNLMLFGMAKAQSTGSYPDSIKKAFSLYESKNYPASARAYSNAFKVNSWKGFSDDRYNAACSWALAGNADSAFYQLERVANLLAYSNYAHITTDTDLNSLHNDKRWSALLAVISKNKEKAEANLNKPLVRELETIYADDQGGRKKIDSLAKIYGLQSAQVKQLFKTINVQDSINLVKVKKILDKHGWVGPDEVGTLGSITLFLVIQHADLATQKHYLPAMRQAVKDKKLRAANLALLEDRINIREGKKQVYGSQLRSDADGKMKFEPIEDEPNVDKRRAEVGLEPLKDYAKRFGLDYTVPEQ; encoded by the coding sequence ATGAAATCTTTAATCGCAATTATTGGCGTTAACTTAATGCTGTTTGGAATGGCAAAAGCGCAAAGTACCGGGAGCTACCCCGATTCGATAAAAAAAGCATTTTCGCTATATGAGTCAAAAAACTACCCGGCATCTGCCCGGGCGTACAGCAATGCATTTAAGGTTAATAGCTGGAAGGGCTTTAGCGACGACCGCTATAATGCAGCTTGTTCATGGGCGTTGGCGGGCAATGCCGATAGCGCGTTTTACCAATTGGAGCGTGTGGCAAACTTATTGGCATACAGCAATTATGCGCATATAACAACCGACACCGACCTTAACAGCCTGCACAACGATAAGCGCTGGTCCGCATTGCTTGCCGTTATAAGCAAAAATAAAGAGAAAGCCGAAGCCAACCTGAACAAGCCGCTTGTTAGGGAGCTGGAAACCATTTATGCCGACGACCAGGGCGGGCGAAAAAAAATAGACAGCCTGGCTAAAATATACGGGCTGCAGTCGGCACAGGTAAAGCAGCTTTTTAAAACGATAAATGTTCAGGACTCCATTAACCTGGTGAAGGTTAAAAAGATACTTGACAAACATGGCTGGGTAGGCCCCGATGAAGTGGGGACGTTAGGCAGTATCACTTTGTTTTTGGTTATACAACATGCCGACCTGGCCACGCAAAAGCATTATTTGCCCGCAATGCGCCAGGCCGTGAAGGATAAGAAGCTAAGGGCTGCCAACCTTGCTTTGCTTGAAGACCGTATAAACATACGCGAAGGCAAAAAGCAGGTTTATGGCAGCCAGTTAAGATCAGACGCCGACGGTAAAATGAAATTTGAACCCATTGAAGATGAGCCTAACGTAGATAAACGCCGGGCCGAAGTTGGTTTGGAGCCGCTTAAAGATTACGCCAAACGCTTTGGTTTGGATTATACAGTACCCGAACAATAA